Below is a window of Spelaeicoccus albus DNA.
TGCTGCGCGTCTGGTCTTTTCGTCCGCAGATTCGATTTCGTTCACTCTGGCAGTATCCCACCGTTCACTGTCGGCATGGTGGGGTAATTCGCTCCAACCGGACTCCAACGGTACCCCGTTATGCCTGAATTGCTACTTTGGCCTAGCCAAACGCTACTCGACTTCCGCTGAGCTCTACTCGACTCCACAAAATCGCATTTCCGCCGGCCGTTCTTCGACCAATAATGGTGATCAACCGTTATCCCCGGCCCAACACTCGGGCCCTAGGAAAAATATGTGCAGCGAGGTCTCATTATGGTTTTACAAATCGCTCCAACACACTATTCAACCCCCAACCTCTCCGTCGTCCGGAGCCTCAACCGATCTGCAATGGTGGAGTCAGCATGACGTCAATATCGGTAGTCGGATGCGGTTATCTTGGCGCAGTCCACGCCGGCGTACTTGCCTCTCTCGGGCATGAAGTAGTTGGAATCGATGTAGACGCAAGCAAGGTCGACAGTCTGACGCTGAGTGAACCACCTTTCTACGAGCCGGGATTAAACAAGCTGCTGGCCGATTCGCAGGCGAGCGGCCTCCTTCGATTCACTACAGACTTCTCATCGGCAAAAGGCGCAACAGTCCACTTTGTGTGTGTCGGGACGCCGCAACGTGCCGGCGAGTTGGGTGCAAATCTCGACTACGTGAATTCTGCCGTGGCCTCGCTATCCACGCATCTCAACCACGGAGACTTGATAGTCGGCAAATCCACAGTGCCCGTCGGCACCGCAGAAATGCTAGCCAAGTCGATAGCGTCGGCGCCCGGGGCGTCGCTCGCGTGGAATCCCGAATTTCTACGCGAGGGGCATGCCATCGAGGACAGCATCAGCCCGGACCGTCTTGTCTATGGAGTCGAAGAAGGCGAAGTTGGAAGGCGTGCCGTAGCAAGTCTCGATGAGGTCTACGCTCAACTGTTGAAGCGCGGGACAAAACGTTTAGTCACTGACCGCGCTACGGCCGAAATGGTCAAAACCGCGGCGAATTCATTTCTCGCCACGAAAATTTCATTCATTAATGCCATGGCGGAATTATGCGAAGCAGCCGGAGCCGATGTGGCGCAGCTCGCCGACGCTATTGGAATGGATGATCGCATCGGCCGAAAGTTTTTAAACCCAGGTTTAGGATTTGGTGGCGGATGTT
It encodes the following:
- a CDS encoding UDP-glucose dehydrogenase family protein, producing MTSISVVGCGYLGAVHAGVLASLGHEVVGIDVDASKVDSLTLSEPPFYEPGLNKLLADSQASGLLRFTTDFSSAKGATVHFVCVGTPQRAGELGANLDYVNSAVASLSTHLNHGDLIVGKSTVPVGTAEMLAKSIASAPGASLAWNPEFLREGHAIEDSISPDRLVYGVEEGEVGRRAVASLDEVYAQLLKRGTKRLVTDRATAEMVKTAANSFLATKISFINAMAELCEAAGADVAQLADAIGMDDRIGRKFLNPGLGFGGGCLPKDIRAFMARAGELGADQALTFLREIDSINMRRRIRMVDLAREVCDGSFIGRKITVLGAAFKPNSDDVRDSPALNVAAQISLQGGDVTVTDPRAIDNARKLFPNLSYNANVYEALEHTDAVLLLTEWDEYRELDPADIKRLVGRAAVLDGRNVLDPQKWREAGWLYRALGRR